In Musa acuminata AAA Group cultivar baxijiao chromosome BXJ2-3, Cavendish_Baxijiao_AAA, whole genome shotgun sequence, the following proteins share a genomic window:
- the LOC103977983 gene encoding ethylene-responsive transcription factor ERN1-like → MSGHGILNDSRNQQTKSSAAARRFVGVRQRPSGRWVAEIKDSSQHVRLWLGTFDTPEEAARAYDEAARALRGENARTNFTMNPNSPPGDSSSGDRGFLVSSDAARGGGGALASSRERLSKSLQGIMARTADGRSSKTRVSDHSTFASVFHRNSDSFHGSLVDARSIEKAVVQPSFIVPSQPSEEPFTSGSDQFTGTRQLATNSRKGTTDPMEEITLWRFDHDEVVREKEREMRGSKRVKVSSSIIVPPTFSASEPFGDGQLNCTSL, encoded by the coding sequence ATGTCAGGACATGGCATCTTGAACGACAGCCGAAACCAGCAAACCAAGTCGAGCGCCGCCGCCCGCCGCTTCGTCGGAGTTCGACAGCGGCCGTCGGGAAGATGGGTTGCTGAGATCAAGGACTCGTCCCAGCACGTGCGACTGTGGCTCGGTACCTTCGACACCCCCGAGGAGGCCGCCCGAGCTTACGACGAAGCTGCGCGTGCTCTGCGTGGAGAGAATGCACGTACAAACTTCACCATGAACCCCAACTCCCCGCCGGGCGATTCTTCCTCCGGCGATCGCGGCTTCCTGGTGAGTTCTGATGCCGCCCGCGGAGGAGGCGGTGCGTTGGCTTCATCGAGAGAGAGGTTGAGCAAGAGCCTCCAAGGTATCATGGCGAGGACGGCTGACGGCAGGTCGTCCAAGACGAGGGTGAGCGACCACTCCACCTTCGCAAGCGTCTTCCATCGCAACAGTGACAGCTTCCATGGGAGCCTTGTCGACGCGAGGAGCATCGAGAAAGCGGTGGTGCAACCGAGCTTCATCGTACCTTCGCAACCGAGCGAAGAGCCATTCACATCGGGCTCCGACCAGTTCACCGGCACCAGGCAGCTTGCGACCAACTCAAGGAAAGGAACGACTGATCCGATGGAGGAGATAACTCTGTGGAGATTTGATCACGACGAGGTTGTGAGAGAGAAGGAAAGAGAGATGAGAGGCAGCAAAAGGGTCAAGGTGTCTTCTTCCATCATCGTTCCCCCCACGTTCAGTGCATCTGAGCCTTTTGGCGATGGCCAATTAAATTGTACGAGTCTCTAA
- the LOC135583216 gene encoding serine/arginine-rich splicing factor RS41-like isoform X1 — protein sequence MKNSRNNGFELIRVDLAFTCSYKMRPIFCGNFEYDARQSELERLFSRYGKVDRVDMKSGFAFIYMDDERDAEDAIRALDRTEFGRQGRRLRVEWTKQERGGRSASSRRSPSNMRPTKTLFVINFDPINTRMRDLERHFEPYGKISNVRIRRNFAFIHFELQEDATKALEATNMSKLMDRVISVEYALRDDDDKRNGYSPDRRGRERSLERRGRDTRRSPSPYGRGRERDSPDYGRGPSPYNKPEQRGSPNYGRDGSPGYERYPSQSPRQEEQ from the exons ATGAAGAACAGTAGAAACAACGGATTCGAACTG ATACGTGTGGATTTAGCTTTTACTTGTTCATACAAAATGAGGCCCATTTTCTGTGGGAACTTCGAATATGATGCTCGCCAATCTGAATTGGAACGGCTTTTCAGCAGATATGGGAAGGTTGACAGGGTAGATATGAAATCAG GATTTGCTTTCATTTACATGGATGATGAAAGAGATGCAGAGGATGCAATTCGGGCCCTTGACAGAACTGAGTTTGGCAGACAGGGGCGACGGCTTCGTGTTGAGTGGACAAAG CAAGAGCGTGGTGGTAGATCTGCCAGTTCAAGAAGGTCTCCTTCTAACATGAGGCCCACAAagactttgtttgtcataaactttGATCCAATCAATACCAGAATGAGAGACTTGGAGAGGCACTTTGAACCGTATGGAAAAATCTCAAATGTTAGGATCAGAAGAAACTTTGCATTTATTCACTTTGAGTTGCAGGAGGATGCCACTAAAGCATTGGAGGCAACAAATATGAG CAAATTAATGGATCGGGTCATTTCGGTGGAGTATGCACTTCGTGACGATGATGACAAAAGAAATGGGTACAGCCCTGACAGGAGAGGCAGGGAGAGATCCCTGGAAAGGAGAGGCCGTGACACACGGCGTTCTCCAAGCCCATATGGCAGAGGCAGGGAGAGGGACAGTCCTGATTATGGGCGTGGTCCGAGTCCATATAACAAACCCGAGCAAAGGGGTAGTCCTAATTACGGAAGAGATGGAAGTCCAGGGTATGAGAGGTACCCCAG TCAATCTCCAAGGCAGGAAGAACAATGA
- the LOC135583216 gene encoding serine/arginine-rich splicing factor RS41-like isoform X2: protein MRPIFCGNFEYDARQSELERLFSRYGKVDRVDMKSGFAFIYMDDERDAEDAIRALDRTEFGRQGRRLRVEWTKQERGGRSASSRRSPSNMRPTKTLFVINFDPINTRMRDLERHFEPYGKISNVRIRRNFAFIHFELQEDATKALEATNMSKLMDRVISVEYALRDDDDKRNGYSPDRRGRERSLERRGRDTRRSPSPYGRGRERDSPDYGRGPSPYNKPEQRGSPNYGRDGSPGYERYPSQSPRQEEQ from the exons ATGAGGCCCATTTTCTGTGGGAACTTCGAATATGATGCTCGCCAATCTGAATTGGAACGGCTTTTCAGCAGATATGGGAAGGTTGACAGGGTAGATATGAAATCAG GATTTGCTTTCATTTACATGGATGATGAAAGAGATGCAGAGGATGCAATTCGGGCCCTTGACAGAACTGAGTTTGGCAGACAGGGGCGACGGCTTCGTGTTGAGTGGACAAAG CAAGAGCGTGGTGGTAGATCTGCCAGTTCAAGAAGGTCTCCTTCTAACATGAGGCCCACAAagactttgtttgtcataaactttGATCCAATCAATACCAGAATGAGAGACTTGGAGAGGCACTTTGAACCGTATGGAAAAATCTCAAATGTTAGGATCAGAAGAAACTTTGCATTTATTCACTTTGAGTTGCAGGAGGATGCCACTAAAGCATTGGAGGCAACAAATATGAG CAAATTAATGGATCGGGTCATTTCGGTGGAGTATGCACTTCGTGACGATGATGACAAAAGAAATGGGTACAGCCCTGACAGGAGAGGCAGGGAGAGATCCCTGGAAAGGAGAGGCCGTGACACACGGCGTTCTCCAAGCCCATATGGCAGAGGCAGGGAGAGGGACAGTCCTGATTATGGGCGTGGTCCGAGTCCATATAACAAACCCGAGCAAAGGGGTAGTCCTAATTACGGAAGAGATGGAAGTCCAGGGTATGAGAGGTACCCCAG TCAATCTCCAAGGCAGGAAGAACAATGA
- the LOC135607301 gene encoding U-box domain-containing protein 15-like produces MVEEAELVADSGDSGTDGSAEHWLSRTLLIVPIAIEKARSAKGFAGRWKSIADKLQSLPPCLSDLSSHPCFARHALCRELLQSIVTTLSEAVELADRCGCDGDGRSLGKLRMQSDLDALSGKLDLNLRDCGLLVKTGVLGEAALPPAGAARPGEAELASSNLGELLARLQFGHSEAKLRALDGLLEAMREDEKSVVAALGRSNVSALILLLTTTSPMVREKAATAVCLLTESGNCESLLVSEGVLPSLIRLLESGSLVAREKAVISLQRLSMSANTARLIARHGGIRPLIEVCLIGDSISQSAAAGALNNLSAVPESRQSLVDEGVVRVMINLLDRGIVLGSKEYAAECLQHLTSSNESLRALVVSEGGIRSLLAYLDGPLQQESAVCALKNLVGSVSMDSLLSLGLLPRLVHVLKDGSLGAQQAAAAAICKISSSAESKRIVGEFGCIPLLVRMLEAKSSSGREAAAQAIASLMTHPHNGSEVKKDGKSVPNLVQLLDPSPQNTAKKYAVSCLLILSSSKKCKKMMISYGAIGYLKKLSDMNVPGSKKLLERLEQRRLRNLFSRK; encoded by the coding sequence ATGGTGGAAGAGGCCGAGCTAGTCGCTGACTCCGGTGACAGTGGTACCGACGGATCCGCGGAGCACTGGCTCTCCCGCACCCTCCTGATCGTCCCCATCGCCATTGAGAAGGCCAGGTCCGCCAAGGGCTTCGCTGGGCGGTGGAAATCTATCGCCGACAAGCTCCAGAGCCTGCCCCCCTGCCTCTCCGACCTCTCCAGCCACCCCTGCTTCGCCCGCCACGCCCTCTGCCGCGAGCTGCTCCAGTCCATCGTCACCACTCTCTCCGAAGCCGTCGAATTGGCCGACCGATGCGGCTGCGATGGGGACGGGCGCTCCCTCGGCAAGCTCCGGATGCAGAGCGACCTCGATGCCCTGTCAGGCAAGCTCGACCTCAATCTCCGTGACTGCGGGCTTCTGGTCAAGACTGGCGTCCTAGGTGAGGCGGCGCTCCCTCCGGCCGGCGCCGCACGGCCCGGCGAGGCGGAGCTCGCCAGCTCGAATCTCGGCGAGCTGCTCGCCCGCCTTCAGTTCGGCCACTCCGAGGCGAAGCTGCGGGCCTTGGATGGGTTGTTGGAGGCCATGAGGGAGGACGAGAAGAGCGTGGTGGCGGCCTTGGGCCGAAGCAATGTCTCCGCCCTGATACTACTATTGACGACCACCTCGCCCATGGTCAGGGAGAAGGCCGCAACTGCGGTGTGCTTGCTCACTGAGTCGGGAAATTGCGAGAGTTTGCTGGTCTCCGAGGGAGTGCTGCCGTCGCTGATCCGGCTTCTGGAATCTGGGAGCTTGGTAGCCCGAGAAAAAGCGGTGATCTCGCTTCAGAGGCTGTCCATGTCCGCCAACACCGCCCGTTTGATCGCTCGCCATGGGGGAATTCGCCCTCTAATCGAAGTCTGTCTGATTGGGGACTCCATTTCTCAGTCAGCCGCTGCCGGTGCGCTGAACAACCTCTCTGCAGTGCCCGAATCCAGGCAGAGTCTCGTGGATGAGGGAGTCGTTCGTGTCATGATCAATCTGCTTGATCGTGGAATCGTGTTGGGATCGAAGGAGTATGCTGCTGAGTGTTTGCAGCACTTGACTTCCAGCAACGAGAGCCTAAGGGCATTGGTTGTGTCGGAGGGAGGAATTCGGAGCCTTCTGGCATACCTTGATGGACCATTACAACAGGAATCTGCAGTTTGTGCATTGAAAAATCTGGTAGGATCTGTTTCTATGGATAGTCTCCTCTCGCTTGGTCTGCTTCCTCGCCTGGTGCATGTGTTGAAAGATGGATCTTTGGGCGCGCAgcaggctgctgcagctgccattTGTAAGATTTCCAGCTCGGCGGAGTCCAAGAGAATTGTTGGAGAGTTTGGTTGCATACCCTTGCTGGTAAGGATGCTCGAGGCCAAGAGTAGCAGTGGAAGGGAGGCTGCTGCACAGGCGATTGCTAGCTTGATGACCCATCCACATAACGGTAGCGAAGTTAAGAAGGATGGGAAGAGCGTGCCAAATCTGGTTCAGTTGCTCGATCCCAGCCCTCAGAATACAGCGAAGAAGTATGCTGTGTCTTGCCTTCTAATTCTGTCGTCGAGCAAAAAATGCAAGAAAATGATGATTTCATATGGTGCAATTGGTTATCTCAAGAAGCTGTCAGATATGAATGTTCCCGGTTCGAAGAAGTTGCTCGAGCGATTGGAACAACGGAGGTTGCGGAACTTGTTCAGCAGGAAATAG
- the LOC135607302 gene encoding BAG family molecular chaperone regulator 1-like, with amino-acid sequence MRSKTGGRTVAFSPIKESPAAEEKAAGWEVRPCGMLVQKRGADADATAAPVPTIRVKVKHGSVYHEIYVSSQATFGELKKALSAKTGLHPLDMKLLYKDKERESTAFLDTAGVKDKSKVVLEEDPTAQAKRLLEMRKTDKMEKATKSIAAISLEVDRLASKVSALEAIVNRGGRVVEHDVTNLIESLMNELIKLDAVVADGDVKLQRRMQIKRVQKYVETLDAVKIKNAMPRAKVQPSKEQPQQHPTQPQNQQRHPIQQQKRDSQPTRRPYQQQNLEQPQVVVTTKWETFDSLLFVPSTSTSTAAASSAPHARFDWEPF; translated from the exons ATGCGGTCGAAGACAGGCGGCAGGACGGTGGCGTTCAGCCCCATAAAGGAGTCGCCGGCGGCTGAAGAGAAGGCAGCGGGGTGGGAGGTCAGGCCGTGCGGGATGCTCGTCCAGAAGCGCGGCGCCGACGCCGACGCCACGGCCGCTCCCGTGCCCACCATCCGCGTCAAGGTCAAGCACGGCTCCGTGTACCACGAGATCTACGTCAGCTCGCAGGCCACCTTCG GGGAGCTGAAGAAGGCGTTGTCTGCCAAGACGGGGCTGCACCCCTTGGACATGAAGCTGCTGTACAAGGACAAGGAGAGGGAGTCGACGGCGTTCCTCGACACCGCCGGCGTGAAGGACAAGTCCAAGGTGGTGTTGGAGGAAGACCCCACGGCGCAGGCGAAACGCCTGCTCGAGATGCGCAAGACCGACAAGATGGAGAAGGCCACCAAGTCCATCGCCGCCATCAGCCTCGAGGTCGATCGCCTCGCCTCCAAG GTGTCGGCGCTGGAGGCCATCGTGAACAGAGGTGGGAGGGTGGTGGAGCATGATGTGACCAATCTCATCGAGTCTTTGATGAACGAGCTGATCAAGTTGGACGCCGTCGTTGCCGACGGGGATGTGAAGCTGCAGAGGAGAATGCAG ATCAAGAGAGTGCAGAAGTATGTCGAAACCTTGGACGCGGTCAAGATCAAGAACGCGATGCCAAGAGCGAAGGTCCaacctagcaaagagcagccgcaGCAACATCCGACTCAGCCTCAGAATCAACAGCGACATCCAATTCAGCAGCAAAAGAGGGATTCGCAGCCAACACGGAGGCCCTATCAACAACAGAACCTTGAGCAGCCACAGGTGGTGGTGACGACGAAGTGGGAAACATTCGATTCCCTCCTGTTCGTGCCATCCACCTCCACGTCCACCGCGGCCGCCTCGTCCGCTCCACATGCAAGGTTCGACTGGGAGCCATTTtga
- the LOC103977987 gene encoding lysophospholipid acyltransferase 1, producing MAMEMASMAAAIGVSVPVLRFLFCFVATIPVSLAWRLVPGTLPRHLYAALSGAVLSYLSFGASSNLHFLIPMSVSYASMLFIRRYAGAITFFAGFGYLIGCHVYYMSGDAWKEGGIDATGALMVLTLKVISCAINYSDGLLKEESLREAQKKNRLVRCPSLVEYIGYCLCCGSHFAGPVYEMKDYLEWTEHNGIWASSTNSPLPSPLGATLRALLQAAICMGLYLQLVPHFPLYRFNEPIYYEWGFWHRLFYQYMSGFTARWKYYFIWSISEASIIISGFGFSGWSDSSPPKPQWDRAKNVDILGVEFATSAVQLPLVWNIQVSTWLRHYVYERLIQKGKKPGFFQLLATQTISAVWHGLYPGYIIFFVQSALMIAGSRVIYRWQQAVNVKNFLFRKMLTFTNFAYTLLVLNYSCIGFMVLSMKETLAAYQSVYFVGTVVPVIVILLGYIIKPARPVRSKTQKTH from the exons ATGGCGATGGAGATGGCGTCGATGGCGGCGGCGATCGGGGTCTCCGTCCCCGTCCTCCGCTTCCTCTTCTGCTTCGTGGCCACGATTCCCGTGAGCCTCGCGTGGCGGCTGGTCCCCGGGACGCTACCGCGACACCTCTACGCCGCCCTCTCGGGGGCGGTCCTCTCCTACCTCTCTTTCGGCGCCTCCTCCAACCTCCACTTCCTGATCCCCATGTCCGTGAGCTATGCCTCCATGCTCTTCATCCGCCGCTACGCCGGCGCTATTACCTTCTTCGCTGGCTTCGGTTATCTCATCGGATG CCATGTATATTATATGAGTGGGGATGCATGGAAGGAAGGAGGGATTGATGCAACAG GAGCTTTAATGGTGCTGACTCTCAAGGTTATATCATGTGCAATAAATTACAGTGATGGGTTACTGAAGGAAGAAAGCTTACGTGAGGCTCAGAAAAAGAATCGATTAGTTCGTTGCCCCTCTTTAGTTGAATATATTGGTTACTGCCTCTGCTGTGGAAGTCACTTTGCGGGTCCTGTATATGAGATGAAGGATTATCTTGAATGGACAGAACACAATGGA ATTTGGGCTTCTTCCACTAACAGTCCATTACCATCACCTCTTGGTGCAACATTGCGAGCTCTACTTCAAGCTGCTATATGTATGGGCTTGTACTTGCAATTAGTACCACATTTCCCACTTTATCGGTTCAACGAACCCATATACTATGAATGGGGTTTCTGGCACAGGCTGTTCTACCAGTACATGTCTGGATTTACAGCCCGTTGGAAGTACTACTTTATCTGGTCAATCTCAGAAGCTTCGATTATCATATCTGGGTTTGGTTTCAGTGGCTGGTCAGATTCCTCTCCTCCCAAGCCACAATGGGACCGTGCAAAAAATGTTGATATTCTTGGTGTGGAGTTTGCAACTAGTGCAGTTCAGTTGCCTCTTGTATGGAACATCCAAGTCAGCACTTGGTTACGCCACT ATGTATACGAGAGACTCATTCAGAAAGGGAAGAAACCTGGATTCTTTCAGTTGCTGGCTACACAGACAATTAGCGCCGTTTGGCAT GGATTGTATCCTGGATATATTATATTCTTTGTTCAATCAGCATTGATGATTGCAGGTTCACGAG TAATCTACAGATGGCAGCAAGCTGTTAACGTGAAGAATTTTTTGTTCAGAAAGATGCTGACGTTTACAAACTTCGCCTACACTCTGCTTGTCCTCAACTACTCCTGCATTGGCTTCATG GTCCTGAGCATGAAAGAGACCCTTGCAGCTTACCAGAGTGTATACTTTGTTGGCACTGTTGTTCCAGTCATAGTTATCCTGCTCGGTTACATCATTAAACCGGCTAGGCCTGTGAGGTCTAAAACTCAGAAAACCCACTAA